One window of the Strix uralensis isolate ZFMK-TIS-50842 chromosome 3, bStrUra1, whole genome shotgun sequence genome contains the following:
- the ZNF292 gene encoding zinc finger protein 292 isoform X4, whose translation MCSIFISPAAARRDVLCLIDGAGLATCIELCVKALRLESSENTDVKISICKTISCLLPDDLEVKRACQLSEFLLEPTVDAYYAVEMLYNQPDQKYDEENLPIPNSLRCELLLVLKTQWPFDPEFWDWKTLKRQCLALMGEEASIVSSIDELNDSEVYEKVEDCQEETKETSVNGLAGTFDEATSLLKDIGDEKQKKREIKKLRERGFISARFRNWQAYMQYCVLCDKEFLGHRIVRHAQKHYKDGIYSCPICAQNFNSKENFVPHVTFHVKKSSKERLAAMKPLRRLGRPPKITTANENQKTHSVSKQEQRPIKKNSLYSTDFIVFNDNDGSDDENDDKDKPYIPEIVPVQKPLPVNEFTCPVTFCKKGFKYFKNLIAHAKGHKDNEEAKRFLEMQSKKVICQYCRRHFVSVTHLNDHLQMHCGSKPYICIQMKCKAGFNSYAELLTHRKEHQVFRAKCMFPKCGRVFSEAYLLYDHEAQHYNTYTCKVTGCGKVYRSQNELEKHLDDHNKQPEKVQQPESQTNQPDLSQPSKANENTDGVAVKEELTSPLADNRSSFTEGENVVWNQIKAEPAGNESVNASVTILQQSDSLPNAGSEQSPTGSVKTEVVIPASSIKVPAVNQKIRDNFVKRGKLGATASKVDTTKPGAQQLCSSVDSCLPVFQERKEEDCLSQTQNIQNISVTSDTLKPEDLESKSLERQVSIVNPFSVQNQAGYRNNVPISKLEIEDSIKAAANLYNLPLKTLESITFIPSQPNINSSLVPAVSPAAPVQKFNCQVEGCTRTYNSSQSIGKHMKAAHPDQYAAFKMQRKNKKPRKSSNLQNVPNDGKIVYLMPSQVGNPSGAAFTSQNKSNLNPTCSSQVQQVSSTLFPTHLENLASPMLPVVESVINPSLSTRIKSEPESVLCSQMENLSGANLPSQLDDLAKTVMPLNIDGGSDPFLPLPAENGPMSLFPSSVENPPNSVFSQLENNTNDFSSQLEGNTSSAFPKEETVDQIFPSRLSNENNFNETSTQHPASEKVKKDRGRGPNGKERKPKHNKRAKWPAIIRDGKFICSRCFRVFTNPRSLGGHLSKRSYCKPLEGSEISQEALQANGQSLLASMILSSNSLNLQQPQESAFNPETCFKDPSFLQLLAAENRSTALLQTMFPRANVTNFNNGGNEEGNQIIKQTLETAGIPSTFDNTEVLPHVVTTSCVTGTTQINASVLSNSTASPLLQTVCNPSTLLTDQNRTLNAKIPPINECKSLPVFVTEDLMLKTVENGLCPSSFSNTVAAPQNFAGSSSRVSVISSPKNSGSSNLNKKGTSASKRKRKSTTPLLAPNMSQKVTVDNTTTVGLLVKSTEGKVQIQGESFQSNLVANCGSQAVVENLTQKLNNVDNQLFMASIKENFKTDLEARTTLPPLTVKTENGDSQMMTVNSCAQANSEEQISEDNVMQNFEKTLEIIKTAMNSQILEVKTEIQDTVTASGQTSQVNNAQASSGSSAHGIKLPTPAQFVMHAGNVTTAKSSSTQSETSQKDDIQILEILEGLQKLKLENDSPIQVSETVSQCLPADTLAPAVPVVSTENKPLVQISSEASNIQFSDKVNKPFVCQDPGCNYSAMTKDALFKHYGKVHQYTAEMILEIKKHQLKYAPFKCVVATCPKTFTRNSNLRAHCQLVHHFTTEEMVKLKIKRPYGRRSQNETVNTAPRPVEIKTLPTLIIENKTPAPLVKEAQVKEVVEPVKVLEKLLPENNIPEKLEKPPQAVSVPLEQHNAASFGSTQAQPKVCKARRYRKEKEERKRRKPVTKSLEFPTRYSPYRPYRCVHQGCFAAFTIQQNLILHYQAVHKSDLPAFSAEVEEENELGKEERDEVETKPAVREFRCEVNDCSRIFQEVTSLIQHYMKLHDMTPEQIGNMKSAPEAGRFSCDQSQCKSSFTAYLNYIVHLEADHGIKIRPNKVEDDGVFKCDCEGCDRIYATRSNLLRHIFNKHNDKHKDHLIRPRRLTPGQENISSKANQEKPLKSKQRGLKNRSGKEGNRLSVKTKRKKSVNLENKNSKGMQVQENKAYSLKRGKHVYSIKARNDALSECTSRFITQYPCMIKGCSSVVTSESNIIRHYKCHKLSKAFTSQHRNLLIVSKKLSVSQVKEASCEQEETDKKSDVKEPEPSSVASNNDSSTSTLPQKETEKGEKDEVDELTELFITKLINEDCSSAENQAKISSSVNSDLQETSSCPSEKQKSNNLKRANKEKNVSQNKRRRAEKTEEVLPVDVSSMHREEETAVAIQTAEEQPAAFDWSSFKPMGFEVSFLKFLEESAVKQKKNTERDYHSGGTKKGSHSNSRKSTEKTSIASNNVTWSCSESETLVPFANPSQLPGGDNVKIVLDKTFKDCTECVLKQLQDMKPTVSMRKLEGRWEDNPEVTAAKVIVMSTE comes from the coding sequence ATCGATGGTGCTGGACTTGCAACCTGCATTGAACTGTGCGTGAAAGCATTGCGCTTGGAATCTAGTGAAAATACAGATGTCAAGATATCTATTTGCAAGACTATCTCCTGTTTGCTACCAGATGATTTGGAGGTTAAACGTGCTTGTCAGCTCAGTGAATTTCTTCTCGAACCCACTGTGGATGCATATTATGCTGTTGAAATGCTATATAATCAGCCTGACCAGAAGTATGATGAAGAGAATCTTCCAATACCAAATTCTTTACGCTGTGAGCTCTTACTTGTACTGAAAACTCAGTGGCCTTTTGATCCAGAATTCTGGGACTGGAAAACTCTCAAGCGTCAGTGTCTGGCACTAATGGGAGAGGAGGCATCCATCGTGTCATCAATAGACGAACTAAACGATAGTGAAGTTTATGAGAAGGTTGAGGATTGCCAAGAAGAGACTAAAGAAACTTCTGTGAATGGGCTTGCTGGCACTTTCGATGAAGCTACTAGCCTTCTTAAGGATATTggagatgaaaagcagaaaaagagagaaattaaaaaactgAGAGAGAGGGGGTTCATATCAGCTAGATTTAGGAACTGGCAAGCTTATATGCAGTATTGTGTGTTATGCGACAAAGAATTCCTGGGTCATAGAATAGTTaggcatgcacagaaacattATAAAGATGGAATTTACAGTTGCCCTATTTGTGCCCAAAATTTTAATTCTAAAGAAAACTTTGTTCCCCATGTAacttttcatgttaaaaaatcCAGCAAAGAGAGATTGGCTGCTATGAAACCACTGAGAAGACTGGGAAGGCCTCCTAAAATAACAACTGCCAACGAGAATCAGAAAACTCATTCTGTATCCAAACAGGAGCAGCGACCCATTAAGAAGAACAGTCTCTATTCAACAGACTTCATTGTGTTTAATGATAACGATGGCTCAGATGATGAGAACGATGACAAAGATAAACCTTACATACCAGAGATAGTGCCAGTTCAAAAGCCACTACCTGTTAATGAATTTACCTGCCCTGTAACATTTTGTAAAAAGGgctttaaatatttcaaaaatctaATAGCACATGCAAAGGGGCATAAAGATAATGAAGAAGCTAAACGTTTTCttgaaatgcaaagcaaaaaagTGATTTGCCAGTACTGTAGACGACATTTTGTAAGTGTTACTCACCTGAATGATCATTTACAAATGCACTGTGGCAGCAAGCCTTATATCTGCATACAGATGAAATGTAAGGCTGGTTTTAACAGTTACGCTGAGCTGCTGACACACAGGAAAGAGCATCAAGTCTTCAGAGCAAAGTGTATGTTTCCTAAATGTGGCAGAGTGTTTTCTGAAGCCTATTTACTCTACGATCACGAAGCACAACACTATAATACCTATACCTGCAAAGTCACAGGCTGCGGAAAGGTATACCGTTCTCAGAATGAACTGGAAAAGCACCTTGACGATCACAACAAGCAGCCTGAAAAAGTGCAACAGCCTGAGAGCCAGACTAATCAGCCTGATTTAAGTCAACCTTCTAAAGCTAATGAAAATACCGATGGAGTTGCTGTTAAAGAGGAACTGACATCTCCTCTGGCTGACAACCGAAGTAGTTTTACCGAAGGAGAAAACGTTGTCTGGAATCAAATCAAAGCAGAACCAGCAGGGAATGAAAGTGTAAATGCATCAGTGACTATATTGCAGCAAAGTGATTCCTTGCCTAATGCTGGTTCGGAGCAGTCTCCTACGGGTTCAGTGAAGACAGAAGTGGTAATTCCAGCAAGCAGCATTAAGGTGCCAGCTGTTAACCAGAAGATCCGAGATAACTTTGTAAAAAGAGGTAAATTGGGTGCTACTGCTAGCAAAGTAGATACCACTAAACCTGGAGCCCAGCAGTTGTGCTCATCAGTTGACTCTTGTCTTCCAGTTTTccaagagagaaaggaagaagactGCCTCAGTCAGACTcagaatattcaaaatatttctgtgaccTCAGACACACTAAAACCAGAAGACCTTGAGTCGAAAAGCTTAGAAAGACAAGTGAGCATTGTAAATCCATTCAGCGTGCAGAATCAGGCAGGATATCGAAACAACGTACCCATTTCCAAACTTGAAATTGAAGACAGTATTAAGGCTGCAGCTAATCTATATAACCTGCCTTTAAAAACTTTAGAAAGTATTACATTTATTCCTTCACAGCCTAATATAAATAGCTCTTTAGTTCCAGCTGTGTCACCAGCAGCACCAGTTCAGAAATTTAATTGTCAGGTTGAGGGGTGTACTCGAACATACAACTCATCGCAGAGCATTGGCAAACATATGAAGGCAGCACACCCTGACCAAtatgctgcttttaaaatgcagcGTAAAAATAAGAAACCACGAAAATCCAGCAATCTGCAAAACGTGCCAAACGATGGGAAGATTGTATATCTTATGCCGTCGCAAGTGGGTAATCCCAGTGGTGCTGCTTTTACTTCACAGAACAAATCTAATTTGAATCCCACCTGTTCCAGTCAAGTGCAACAAGTCTCAAGTACACTTTTCCCAACCCACCTTGAAAATTTGGCCAGTCCTATGTTGCCTGTAGTGGAAAGTGTCATAAATCCAAGTTTGTCTACTCGTATTAAAAGTGAGCCTGAGAGTGTTTTATGTTCACAAATGGAAAATCTGTCTGGTGCAAATTTGCCTTCCCAGTTGGACGATCTGGCAAAAACGGTTATGCCTCTGAATATTGATGGCGGttcagatccttttcttcctttgcctgCAGAAAACGGTCCAATGTCTCTCTTTCCTTCATCAGTAGAGAATCCTCCAAATTCAGTCTTCTCACAACTGGAAAATAACACAAATGACTTTTCATCACAACTAGAAGGAAACACTAGTTCTGCTTTCCCAAAAGAGGAAACTGTTGATCAAATATTTCCCTCACGATTGAGTAATGAAAATAACTTCAATGAAACTAGTACTCAACATCCAGCTTCAGAGAAGGTGAAAAAAGATCGTGGCCGGGGCCcaaatgggaaagaaaggaagCCAAAACATAACAAGCGGGCGAAGTGGCCAGCAATAATTAGGGATGGCAAATTTATCTGTAGCAGGTGTTTCAGAGTTTTCACTAATCCTAGATCACTTGGTGGTCACTTATCTAAGAGGTCTTACTGTAAGCCCCTCGAAGGATCAGAAATTTCTCAAGAAGCTCTGCAGGCTAATGGACAGTCTTTGCTTGCCAGTATGATTCTTTCCTCAAATTCATTAAACTTGCAACAACCCCAGGAGTCTGCCTTCAATCCAGAGACGTGTTTTAAAGATCCATCATTCCTCCAGTTACTTGCAGCTGAAAATCGTTCCACAGCCTTACTGCAGACTATGTTTCCACGGGCCAATGTGACTAACTTTAATAATGGTGGTAATGAGGAAGGAAATCAAATTATAAAACAAACCTTGGAGACTGCAGGCATCCCAAGTACCTTTGATAACACAGAAGTACTTCCACATGTAGTTACAACAAGTTGTGTCACTGGTACAACTCAGATAAATGCATCTGTTCTCTCCAACTCGACTGCATCCCCTCTGCTGCAGACAGTCTGTAACCCCAGTACCCTGCTAACAGACCAAAACAGGACCCTCAATGCCAAAATTCCTCCAATAAATGAATGCAAGAGTTTGCCTGTTTTTGTAACAGAAGACTTAATGCTAAAGACTGTTGAAAATGGCTTATGTCCTAGCTCGTTTTCTAATACTGTTGCAGCACCACAAAACTTCGCAGGGAGCAGTTCACGAGTTTCAGTTATAAGTAGTCCCAAGAATTCAGGATCAAGCAACTTAAATAAGAAGGGAACCAGTGCttcaaagaggaagagaaaatcaaCTACGCCCTTGCTTGCACCCAATATGTCTCAGAAAGTAACAGTAGATAATACAACAACGGTGGGACTTCTGGTGAAAAGCACTGAAGGAAAAGTGCAAATACAGGGAGAAAGTTTTCAGTCCAACTTGGTGGCAAATTGTGGCTCTCAAGCAGTGGTGGAAAATCTCACGCAGAAACTGAATAATGTTGACAATCAGTTATTCATGGCCAGTATCAAAGAGAACTTCAAAACAGATCTCGAGGCTCGTACAACACTACCCCCTTTAACAGTAAAAACTGAAAATGGGGATTCCCAAATGATGACAGTAAATTCTTGTGCGCAAGCAAATTCAGAGGAACAGATTTCAGAAGACAATGTTATGCAGAACTTTGAGAAAACCCTGGAAATAATTAAAACTGCTATGAATTCACAGATACTTGAGgtgaaaactgaaattcaggaTACCGTCACTGCTTCAGGACAGACCTCGCAAGTAAATAACGCACAGGCTTCTTCGGGAAGTTCTGCACATGGTATAAAGCTACCCACTCCTGCACAGTTTGTCATGCATGCGGGGAATGTCACCACTGCAAAGAGTAGCTCTACTCAGTCTGAGACATCTCAAAAGGATGATATTCAAATACTGGAAATTTTGGAGGGCTTGCAAAAACTGAAACTAGAAAATGATTCTCCCATTCAGGTCTCTGAGACTGTTTCCCAGTGTCTTCCAGCAGATACACTAGCACCAGCAGTTCCTGTTGTGTCCACTGAAAATAAACCCCTCGTCCAGATATCTTCAGAGGCGAGTAACATTCAGTTTAGTGATAAAGTCAATAAGCCTTTTGTATGTCAGGATCCAGGCTGCAATTATAGTGCTATGACAAAAGATGCATTATTTAAACACTATGGCAAAGTTCATCAGTACACTGCAGAAATGATACTAGAAATTAAGAAACATCAACTGAAGTATGCCCCGTTCAAATGTGTTGTAGCTACCTGTCCAAAAACATTCACAAGAAACTCTAATCTCCGAGCACACTGTCAGCTTGTACATCATTTCACGACAGAGGAGatggtaaaattaaaaattaaaaggccTTATGGCAGAAGATCTCAAAATGAAACTGTAAACACAGCCCCACGACctgttgaaataaaaactttGCCGACACtaataatagaaaacaaaactccAGCTCCATTGGTCAAAGAAGCTCAAGTAAAGGAAGTTGTAGAGCCTGTAAAAGTCTTGGAAAAACTTCTACCAGAAAATAATATtcctgaaaaactggaaaaacctCCCCAGGCGGTTTCTGTTCCACTAGAGCAGCATAATGCAGCCTCTTTTGGTAGTACACAGGCACAACCCAAAGTATGCAAGGCTAGGCGgtacaggaaggaaaaagaggagagaaaacgTAGGAAGCCTGTAACAAAATCTCTGGAGTTTCCTACTAGATACAGCCCTTATAGACCATACCGGTGCGTCCATCAGGGCTGCTTCGCAGCTTTTACAATACAGCAAAACCTAATCCTTCATTACCAAGCTGTGCACAAATCAGACCTCCCCGCGTTCTCTGCCGAAGTGGAAGAGGAGAATGAGCTAGGCAAAGAGGAACGCGATGAGGTGGAAACCAAACCTGCCGTCAGAGAGTTCAGGTGTGAGGTGAATGACTGCTCTCGCATCTTCCAGGAAGTTACTAGCTTGATACAGCATTATATGAAGCTTCATGACATGACCCCAGAGCAAATTGGAAACATGAAATCGGCTCCAGAGGCCGGAAGGTTTTCCTGTGATCAGTCTCAATGTAAGTCTTCGTTTACAGCGTATCTTAACTACATTGTACATCTTGAGGCAGATCACGGTATTAAGATAAGGCCAAACAAAGTAGAAGATGACGGCGTATTCAAGTGTGACTGTGAAGGCTGTGACCGTATTTATGCTACTAGGTCTAACCTCTTGAGGCATATTTTTAACAAACATAACGACAAGCATAAAGATCATCTAATAAGACCCAGGAGACTGACCCCAGGTCAGGAAAACATTTCAAGCAAAGCAAATCAGGAGAAACCATTGAAGTCCAAACAGAGGGGACTAAAAAACAGATCTGGAAAAGAAGGTAACAGGCTGTCAGTGAAAACAAAACGAAAGAAGAGCGTGaacttggaaaacaaaaactCAAAAGGAATGCAAGTTCAAGAAAATAAGGCTTATTCACTGAAACGTGGCAAGCATGTGTATTCAATAAAGGCTAGAAACGATGCCTTATCGGAATGTACGAGCAGGTTCATAACTCAGTATCCATGTATGATAAAGGGATGTTCATCCGTAGTTACAAGTGAAAGTAACATCATAAGGCATTATAAATGTCATAAGCTGTCCAAAGCATTTACTTCCCAACACAGAAATCTTCTTATTGTATCTAAAAAGCTTTCTGTCTCGCAAGTAAAGGAAGCTTCTTGTGAGCAAGAGGAGACTGATAAAAAGAGTGATGTGAAAGAGCCTGAACCAAGTTCGGTAGCAAGCAATAATGATTCAAGCACATCTACGTTACcacaaaaggaaactgaaaaaggTGAGAAGGATGAAGTGGATGAACTGACAGAACTATTCATTACTAAACTGATTAATGAGGATTGCTCAAGTGCTGAAAACCAAGCAAAAATCTCTTCCAGTGTAAATAGTGACTTGCAGGAGACCAGCTCCTGCCcctcagaaaagcaaaaatcaaacaacttaaaaagagcaaacaaagaaaaaaatgtatctcaGAATAAGAGGAGGAGAGCTGAAAAAACTGAGGAAGTACTGCCTGTTGACGTGAGTAGCATGCACAGGGAGGAAGAGACTGCTGTCGCCATTCAAACGGCCGAAGAGCAACCTGCAGCTTTCGACTGGAGCTCTTTTAAGCCGATGGGTTTTGAAGTGTCATTCCTCAAGTTCCTTGAAGAGTCTGctgtgaaacaaaagaagaaCACCGAAAGAGACTACCATAGTGGTGGAACCAAAAAAGGATCCCATTCGAACTCACGAAAATCCACCGAGAAGACCTCCATAGCAAGTAATAATGTCACTTGGTCGTGTTCTGAATCTGAAACCCTTGTACCGTTTGCCAACCCATCACAGCTTCCAGGTGGTGATAACGTAAAGATAGTTTTAGACAAGACTTTTAAAGACTGCACTGAGTGTGTGTTGAAGCAACTTCAGGACATGAAACCTACTGTCAGTATGAGAAAGCTCGAAGGACGCTGGGAGGATAATCCAGAGGTTACAGCTGCAAAAGTAATTGTTATGAGTACCGAGTAA